Proteins encoded by one window of Torulaspora delbrueckii CBS 1146 chromosome 2, complete genome:
- the MSI1 gene encoding Msi1p (similar to Saccharomyces cerevisiae MSI1 (YBR195C); ancestral locus Anc_8.548) codes for MDDEPAIDYAISNERQQRYSNWKKNTKLLYDYLNTNSAKWPSLTCEFFPDLDTTTDSHRLLLSSFTSSQLPEDESIYISRISTLKHLHWSSLNNFDMDEMEFKPENSTKLPPRNLTDDISIRIPSGDSNRARYLPQNPDVISAASSDGSIYIFDRTKHNSTISRSTTSRPYEIKLEVAPQVELMDSPNEVVSLDWNKRKEGILASCHSRGQLLVWDISQYLHSNPTIQTPICSIDDFDPQGANDITWMPSHDSLLAACGESNTVAIYDTRSKSQVSKIQPGLHNGGINSCDFNAHNDYLLASADSIGTVHMWDIRKLDQDPIQSVSHGSSISTVKWNPNVATIIAVAGQEDGLVKLWDASNGQLIFTHGGHMLGVNDIAWNAHDPWLMCSVSNDNSIHLWRPSSHLVEPQNS; via the coding sequence ATGGATGACGAACCTGCTATTGACTATGCCATCAGTAATGAGAGACAGCAGCGTTACTCAaactggaagaagaacacCAAATTGCTTTACGATTATTTGAATACCAATAGTGCAAAATGGCCCTCACTAACTTGCGAATTCTTCCCCGATCTAGATACCACAACAGATTCGCATAGACTGCTGTTATCTTCCTTCACATCATCACAATTGCCAGAGGATGAGAGCATATACATCTCTAGGATATCAACGTTGAAGCACCTTCACTGGTCATCGCTGAACAACTTCGATATGGATGAGATGGAGTTTAAACCTGAAAACTCTACAAAGTTACCGCCTAGAAACCTGACAGATGACATTTCAATTAGAATCCCTAGTGGCGATAGTAATAGAGCTCGCTATCTCCCGCAGAATCCCGATGTGATCTCTGCTGCTTCTTCCGATGGATCAATATACATATTTGATAGAACCAAGCACAATAGCACAATCAGTCGATCAACGACTTCTAGGCCTTATGAGATCAAACTTGAGGTAGCTCCACAAGTAGAATTGATGGATTCACCAAACGAAGTAGTTTCTTTGGACTGGAACAAGAGAAAGGAAGGAATTCTGGCATCTTGCCACTCACGCGGTCAATTGCTCGTGTGGGACATCTCCCAATATTTGCATTCTAACCCAACGATCCAAACGCCCATATGCTCCATCGATGATTTCGATCCTCAAGGTGCAAACGATATTACATGGATGCCATCCCATGATTCATTGCTTGCCGCCTGTGGTGAATCCAATACGGTCGCCATATATGACACGAGATCCAAGAGTCAGGTTTCTAAGATACAACCCGGTCTACATAATGGAGGGATCAACTCGTGTGATTTCAACGCCCATAACGACTATCTACTCGCGTCGGCAGACAGTATTGGTACTGTCCACATGTGGGATATAAGAAAACTCGATCAAGATCCAATTCAGTCAGTATCACATGGCAGTTCAATTTCTACAGTCAAGTGGAACCCCAACGTAGCCACTATAATAGCAGTGGCAGGCCAAGAGGACGGCCTTGTCAAGCTCTGGGACGCATCGAAcggtcaattgatcttcacTCACGGCGGACACATGCTGGGAGTAAACGACATTGCATGGAATGCCCACGACCCATGGCTGATGTGTTCAGTCTCGAACGACAATTCAATTCACCTATGGAGACCTTCATCACACTTGGTAGAACCACAGAATAGCTGA
- the PGI1 gene encoding glucose-6-phosphate isomerase (similar to Saccharomyces cerevisiae PGI1 (YBR196C); ancestral locus Anc_8.547) produces the protein MASQNTFSDFKLATELPAWSKLQQLHDTQGEKISVKEEFAKDPKRFEKYSRTFNNYDGSKILFDFSKNLVNDEILSALIELAKEAKVADLRDAMFAGEHINFTEDRAVYHVALRNRSDKVMKVDGKNVAPEVDSVLEHMKEFSEQVRSGEWKGYTGKKITDIVNIGIGGSDLGPVMVTEALKHYASDIKAYFVSNIDGTHIAETLKVVNPETTLFLIASKTFTTAETITNANTAKNWFLSKTGNDPANIAKHFVALSTNETEVAKFGIDTKNMFGFENWVGGRYSVWSAIGLSVALYIGYDNFEAFLKGAEAVDQHFTQTPLEDNIPLLGGLLSVWYNNFFDAQTHLVAPFDQYLHRFPAYLQQLSMESNGKSVTRGNVFSNYSTGSILFGEPATNAQHSFFQLVHQGTKIIPADFILAAQSHNPIENNLHQKMLASNYFAQAEALMVGKDEQQVKAEGATGGLVPHKVFSGNRPTTSILAQKITPATLGALIAYYEHVTFTEGAIWNINSFDQWGVELGKVLAKVIGKELDNSSKIEAHDASTNGLINQFKQWL, from the coding sequence ATGGCTTCTCAAAACACTTTTTCCGACTTTAAATTGGCCACTGAATTGCCAGCTTGGTCTAAATTGCAACAATTGCATGACActcaaggtgaaaaaatttCTGTCAAGGAAGAATTCGCCAAGGACCCAAAGcgttttgaaaaatactcTAGAACTTTCAACAACTACGATGGTTCCAAGATTTTGTTCgatttctccaagaacttggttaacgatgaaattttgtcTGCATTGATCGAATTGGCCAAGGAAGCCAAGGTTGCTGATTTGAGAGATGCTATGTTCGCTGGTGAACACATTAACTTCACTGAAGACCGTGCTGTGTACCACGTTGCTTTGAGAAACAGATCTGATAAGGTTATGAAGGTCGATGGTAAGAACGTTGCTCCAGAAGTCGATTCGGTTCTAGAACACATGAAGGAATTCAGTGAACAAGTCCGTTCTGGTGAATGGAAGGGTTACACCGGTAAGAAAATCACTGACATTGTCAACATTGGTATTGGTGGTTCCGATTTGGGTCCAGTTATGGTCACCGAGGCTTTGAAGCACTACGCTTCTGACATCAAGGCTTACTTCGTCTCTAACATTGATGGTACTCACATTGCtgagactttgaaggttGTTAACCCAGAGACTACTTTGTTTTTGATTGCTTCCAAGACCTTCACCACTGCAGAGACTATCACCAACGCTAACACCGCCAAGAACTGGTTCTTGTCCAAGACCGGAAACGATCCAGCTAACATTGCTAAGCATTTCGTTGCCTTGTCTACCAACGAAACTGAAGTTGCCAAGTTCGGTATTGACACAAAGAACATGTTCGGTTTTGAAAACTGGGTCGGTGGTCGTTACTCCGTCTGGTCTGCTATTGGTTTGTCCGTGGCTCTATACATCGGTTACGACAACTTTGAGGCCTTCTTGAAGGGTGCTGAAGCCGTTGACCAACATTTCACTCAAACTCCATTGGAAGACAACATTCCATTGTTGGGTGGTTTGTTGTCTGTCTGGtacaacaacttcttcgaCGCTCAAACTCACTTGGTTGCTCCATTCGACCAATACTTGCACAGATTCCCAGCTTACTTGCAACAACTATCGATGGAATCTAACGGTAAGTCTGTCACCAGAGGTAACGTTTTCTCAAACTACTCCACCGGTTCCATCCTATTTGGTGAACCAGCCACCAACGCTCAAcactctttcttccaattggtCCACCAAGGTACCAAGATCATCCCAGCTGATTTCATCTTGGCTGCTCAATCTCACAACCCAATTGAGAACAACTTGCACCAAAAGATGTTGGCCTCCAACTACTTTGCTCAAGCTGAAGCTTTGATGGTCGGTAAGGATGAACAGCAAGTTAAAGCTGAAGGTGCCACTGGCGGTCTAGTACCACACAAGGTCTTTTCCGGTAACAGACCAACCACTTCTATCTTGGCTCAAAAGATTACTCCAGCTACCTTGGGTGCTTTGATTGCTTACTACGAGCACGTTACTTTCACTGAAGGTGCCATCTGGAACATCAACTCTTTCGACCAATGGGGTGTTGAATTGGGTAAGGTCTTGGCTAAGGTTATCGGTAAGGAACTAGACAACTCTAGCAAGATCGAAGCTCACGATGCTTCCACCAACGGTTTGATCAACCAATTCAAGCAATGGTTGTAA
- the TDEL0B03000 gene encoding DUF5315 domain-containing protein (similar to Saccharomyces cerevisiae YBR197C and YPL077C; ancestral locus Anc_8.546), which yields MSRSVFANVNKVTTNDEEEEFPSSGPTRYIARTIPTNTPFFNSSNQRNQDRYNRTNQKELRNPTLTAPTFKTSQGLPSAAAEKPGEFSNDFDEEPEYQDASEYISPDTFRTESEDLEVHGPDHYGRLEAEPTRDSQDRLWTEIDALDDVKRLAQEVNLYDGFPPGFEEQLVKIRESHAHLLKAMRDRNARIEEERRHEITSPGDSHVNSNDHLNRHTTGSFSRIISNATAGADTATAGGTPIAEKQSHNIDRDYMGPIVQANEDRYVQEMIDNIKSIRM from the coding sequence ATGTCCAGATCCGTATTTGCCAATGTCAATAAAGTGACTACCaacgacgaagaagaagaattcCCATCATCAGGACCTACGCGCTATATTGCAAGAACAATTCCTACCAACACACCATTCTTTAACTCCTCAAATCAGAGAAACCAGGATCGATATAACAGAACGAATCAAAAGGAACTACGGAACCCTACACTCACTGCCCCTACCTTTAAAACATCCCAGGGCCTACCATCCGCAGCGGCAGAGAAACCAGGTGAGTTTAGCAACGACTTTGATGAGGAACCCGAGTACCAAGACGCCAGCGAATATATCTCGCCAGATACTTTCAGAACAGAAAGTGAAGATTTAGAAGTCCATGGTCCAGACCACTACGGTCGTCTTGAAGCAGAGCCCACCAGAGATAGCCAGGACCGTCTGTGGACAGAGATCGATGCCCTAGACGATGTCAAACGGCTGGCCCAAGAAGTCAACCTCTATGATGGTTTTCCTCCAGGTTTCGAAGAAcaattggtcaagattAGAGAATCACACGCTCATCTCCTCAAGGCGATGAGGGACCGAAATGCAAGaatcgaagaagaaagacgcCATGAGATTACTAGCCCAGGAGATTCTCATGTCAACAGTAATGATCATCTTAACAGACACACTACGGGGAGCTTCAGCCGCATTATCAGCAACGCTACGGCAGGCGCAGATACGGCCACCGCTGGAGGCACACCAATTGCAGAGAAACAGTCCCATAATATAGACAGAGATTACATGGGACCCATAGTACAGGCAAACGAGGATAGATACGTTCAAGAGATGATTGACAATATCAAGTCAATACGTATGTGA
- the GPI2 gene encoding phosphatidylinositol N-acetylglucosaminyltransferase (similar to Saccharomyces cerevisiae GPI2 (YPL076W); ancestral locus Anc_8.545) produces the protein MEHQNSVKEPWKRLLWIEQDYPDNYTDPDFIELITKLRYKGKNAKPSSSSSVKEIRDNLFNFYCKALNTFFIYISFTFIHQYKVDPIPLTVGMTIIALCLTSAASDNRRILNLKSSLVITFAMLTLSPVLKSLSKTTASDSIWTFAFWLTVAYLNSMSTSIDSPPLNVSTNLLLAIVTVLASRLDSTTHVFCFLLGCIQMNIILPNFVRLSNKYMSIFTHICVYGFVTTKLDWTYTLLLGAWAIFYIFLLPQWFVYWQTYYRGYESTLSRVWEAQKPILE, from the coding sequence ATGGAGCATCAAAATTCCGTGAAAGAGCCATGGAAGAGGCTGCTATGGATTGAACAGGATTATCCAGATAACTATACAGACCCGGATTTTATTGAACTTATAACTAAGCTGCGATACAAAGGTAAAAATGCCAAGCCTTCAAGCTCATCCTCGGTAAAGGAAATACGAGAtaacttgttcaatttctacTGCAAAGCTTTGAACACGTTTTTCATTTACATATCGTTCACATTCATTCACCAGTATAAGGTTGATCCCATACCACTCACTGTAGGGATGACCATCATTGCATTGTGTCTTACCAGCGCAGCTTCCGACAACAGAAGGAtattgaatttgaaatcgtCATTGGTTATCACATTTGCTATGCTTACTTTATCGCCAGTACTCAAATCTCTGTCCAAGACCACTGCGTCTGATTCTATTTGGACTTTTGCATTTTGGCTCACTGTGGCCTATTTGAACTCCATGTCGACTTCTATTGACAGTCCACCTCTCAACGTTTCCACGAACTTACTGCTGGCAATTGTCACAGTATTAGCATCAAGACTGGATTCTACTACGCATGTGTTTTGCTTCCTGCTAGGTTGCATACAGATGAATATCATTCTTCCAAACTTCGTGCGGCTATCAAATAAGTACATGTCAATCTTCACCCATATTTGCGTATATGGTTTCGTGACAACAAAGTTGGACTGGACGTATACCTTACTTTTGGGTGCTTGGGCTATATTCTACATCTTCCTCCTACCTCAATGGTTTGTGTATTGGCAGACATATTACAGGGGTTACGAATCGACTTTATCAAGAGTCTGGGAGGCACAGAAACCCATTTTGGAATGA
- the TAF5 gene encoding chromatin modification protein (similar to Saccharomyces cerevisiae TAF5 (YBR198C); ancestral locus Anc_8.544): MAQNNTRQPQQQSSPSSSASQTPSSSGAGQSARTNANAPPSSQGQGARPSGPFSASDLNRIVLEYLNKKGYHRTEAMLRAESGRTLTPQNKQSPANTKTGKLPDPSTMPPNADKNARPVSNPVSLPTKRDVDDQSVVSSEQLRETTSPENYIRAYSMLRNWTDSSLEFYKPELLYIIYPIFIYLFLSLVPKSPVHARRFFDRFSPDFRISHGSEINRLFSVNSTDHIKENEVANAFQTNRYRVTISRTTLNLLLYFLNENESVGGSLIISIINQHLEPNIVETVTSKETLADGIKLIDSENGKSNGGSEINSTPVKLGPFPKEEEFTKEVETELKIKDDQERRQRQQDGSSTEGRTLLGEYKAMNNEPYSEAAAADAIESVPPTSDVKEEANESSDLKNDQEDEKNHNETVVSPPAAKLEDKKQQNQLAKGAAAVSEPQDAMMESPSISSLPLPTKTSLDIKLEIQKVKESRDAIKLDDLQLALPSVCMYTFHNTDRDMTSLEFSDDCRLAAAGFQDSQIKIFSLDGSSLNSKLTESNKKTNKLLNNDESTSTLIGHSGTVYSTSFSPDNRYLVSGSEDKTVRLWSMDTHTSLVSYKGHNHPVWDVEFSPLGHYFATASHDHTARLWSCDHIYPLRIFAGHLNDVDCVSFHPNGCYLFTGSSDKTCRMWDITTGDSVRLFLGLTAPVMSTSVSPDGRWLSTGSEDGVINVWDIGTGKRLKQMRGHGKNAIYSLSYNKEGNVLISGGADHSVRVWDLKKATTESGAEPEEPFVGYLGDVTTSINQDIKEYGRRRTVIPTNDLVASFYTKKTPVFKVKFTRSNLALAGGAYRD, from the coding sequence ATGGCTCAAAACAATACAAGGCAACCCCAGCAGCAGTCTTcgccttcttcttctgcgTCCCAGAcgccttcttcttcaggtGCTGGACAGTCTGCAAGAACAAATGCCAATGCGCCGCCATCGTCCCAAGGCCAAGGTGCAAGGCCTAGCGGGCCCTTCTCTGCATCTGATTTGAATCGGATTGTCCTTGAATACCTCAATAAGAAGGGCTACCATCGTACAGAAGCCATGTTGAGGGCTGAGAGCGGACGTACGTTGACTCCACAGAATAAGCAGTCGCCTGCTAACACTAAGACAGGGAAGTTACCGGATCCAAGCACGATGCCACCAAATGCTGATAAAAATGCAAGGCCAGTAAGCAATCCTGTCTCTTTACCTACCAAGAGGGATGTTGACGATCAATCTGTGGTCTCTAGTGAGCAGCTGAGGGAAACCACTTCTCCAGAAAATTACATCAGAGCATATTCGAtgttgagaaattggaCAGACTCTTCACTCGAATTCTACAAGCCAGAGCTTCTCTATATCATCTACCCTATTTTCAtctatctcttcttgagtTTGGTACCAAAGAGCCCGGTTCACGCTCGAAGATTTTTTGACAGGTTTTCACCGGATTTCAGGATTAGCCACGGTTCAGAAATTAATAGGCTATTCAGTGTTAATTCAACTGATCATATTAAGGAAAATGAAGTGGCGAATGCTTTCCAAACTAATCGGTATCGAGTCACTATATCCAGAACAACATTGAATCTGTTACTATATTTCTTAAACGAAAATGAGAGTGTTGGCGGTTCGTTGATAATTAGTATAATCAACCAACACTTGGAGCCAAATATTGTTGAAACTGTCACTTCTAAGGAAACTCTGGCGGACGGTATAAAACTTATAGATTCAGAAAATGGTAAATCAAATGGAGGATCTGAGATTAACTCCACACCGGTCAAGCTTGGACCTTTTCCCAAAGAGGAGGAGTTCACGAAGGAAGTTGAGACGGagttgaagatcaaagatgacCAAGAAAGAAGGCAGAGGCAACAGGATGGCTCTTCAACAGAAGGTAGAACACTATTGGGAGAATACAAGGCGATGAATAATGAACCATACAGCGAGGCAGCAGCTGCTGATGCAATCGAATCTGTTCCTCCAACATCAGAtgttaaagaagaagcaaatgAGTCtagtgatttgaaaaatgatcaggaagatgaaaaaaaCCATAATGAAACAGTAGTTTCACCACCGGCGGCAAAACTGGAAGACAAGAAACAACAAAATCAGCTTGCCAAAGGCGCCGCAGCTGTATCGGAACCTCAAGACGCAATGATGGAATCACCTTCGATTAGTTCTCTCCCATTGCCAACGAAAACATCTCTCGATatcaaacttgaaattcaaaaggtcAAAGAGTCCAGAGATGCCATAAAGCTAGATGATCTACAACTAGCACTACCAAGTGTCTGCATGTATACATTCCACAACACTGATAGAGATATGACCAGTCTTGAATTCAGCGATGATTGTAGGTTGGCGGCAGCTGGTTTCCAGGACAGTCAAATTAAAATTTTCTCACTGGATGGTTCCTCATTGAACAGCAAACTCACTGAAAGTAACAAAAAAACTAACAAACTGCTGAATAATGACGAGTCAACATCCACTTTGATCGGCCATAGTGGTACTGTATACTCCACAAGTTTCAGTCCCGACAACAGGTACTTGGTGTCAGGATCTGAGGACAAGACTGTCAGATTGTGGTCCATGGACACTCATACATCCCTGGTTAGCTATAAAGGACATAATCACCCTGTTTGGGATGTGGAATTCTCGCCCTTAGGTCACTATTTCGCTACTGCATCTCACGATCACACTGCAAGACTGTGGTCGTGCGACCACATTTATCCATTGAGAATATTTGCTGGGCATTTAAACGATGTCGATTGTGTCTCTTTCCATCCCAACGGTTGCTATCTGTTCACCGGTTCAAGCGATAAAACCTGTAGGATGTGGGATATTACGACGGGTGATTCAGTGAGGTTATTTCTTGGGTTGACTGCCCCAGTCATGTCCACCAGTGTCTCTCCCGATGGAAGGTGGCTATCAACCGGTAGTGAAGATGGTGTTATAAATGTTTGGGATATTGGGACTGGTAAAAGACTGAAACAGATGCGTGGACACGGTAAGAATGCTATTTATTCCCTATCCTATAATAAAGAAGGCAATGTACTGATAAGTGGTGGAGCTGATCATTCTGTTAGAGTGTGGGACTTGAAAAAGGCAACCACAGAGTCTGGTGCCGAACCAGAAGAGCCGTTTGTTGGATATCTAGGTGACGTTACGACTTCAATCAATCAAGACATCAAGGAGTACGGGCGTAGAAGAACGGTGATACCAACAAATGACTTAGTAGCTTCATTTTACACTAAAAAAACGCCTGTTttcaaagtgaaatttACTAGAAGTAATCTGGCTCTTGCCGGTGGTGCTTATagagattaa
- the GCR1 gene encoding transcription regulator GCR1 (similar to Saccharomyces cerevisiae GCR1 (YPL075W); ancestral locus Anc_8.543) translates to MINLSLPNQGANLATLTAPSNPPTSSYFSSHPNNINNNISNQLHFFLTKQDQQARISNTNISSNFHLISQYILQIYYKVDFSGLSSLKIVDLIVDQTYPDSITLRKLNENTSIKPYEYFNTISRDEDISRCPIFALAIYFVIRWSHPNPPITIENFDNIPLLDPNFISINNTGANGVNSAANSLMNTQKVSRSQLFNPSQELINLIFPWLSPLKQDMLFIDRTNYKLNSFVELFEFFAITIIQDLRYLHTHPNLLPNIVSFVAKFIPDLFKNEHFKARMVGENIYGNNDSETNNVLNNNDTRFLELSRRLTTENIRLSQQITNLKSELSSVQSMCDQILQLQRQLLSGSSQSTSGSDVNNSQVTDKNGLILLDKNSLNLSMLSNLVHTIEESQKQQQQQQQQQQQQQQQQPQIQLQQLQLQLRQQQQQLQQQQQLQQQQQQPQQFQQADTPFTAPTNMFPSLSNPIPSMLTSQVPQQLTSAQSQDSTLKRKLPLPTSAPASGLGPFSPSPGPATVGPTNPDSPFPKRFRYDDKPTPSQTALDSLLSKSIGSPKYSNLQNQGAIPNNAARLSSRFATPPTFPVPESPSAAAQTIPANPGASFTTQNVIEEDLSGSASANPAKDGPENMEGDSTSEGSQATAAAAESPTSVSGLIDSANQTGNKDDQGSLSNDDKSSSPRSERDSNSKKNPQNGEKIGPNKHIKYKLSRDNKTVWDLYTEWYIGLNGKPSIKNLIDDYGWRRWKVSEDSHFFPTRRIIMDYIENECDRGIKLGRFTNPDQPREEIRKVLVGDLEKFRINSGLTLNSISVYFKNLTKENKEICIFSDFDNWTVRSMTEEEKVKYCKRQHMKENG, encoded by the coding sequence ATGATTAATTTGAGTCTCCCGAACCAAGGGGCCAATTTGGCGACCTTGACAGCTCCATCGAATCCACCAACATCTTCTTATTTTTCATCCCATCCTAACAATATCAATAATAATATTTCTAACCAGTTACATTTTTTTTTGACCAAACAGGATCAGCAAGCTCGTATCAGTAACACCAATATCAGCTCTAATTTCCACCTTATATCCCAGTATATCCTGCAGATTTATTACAAAGTTGACTTCAGTGGATTAtcgtctttgaaaattgtgGATTTAATTGTGGACCAGACATATCCGGATTCGATTACGCTGAGAAAATTAAATGAAAATACATCCATAAAGCCTTATGAGTATTTCAATACAATTTCTAGAGATGAGGATATTTCGAGATGTCCCATTTTCGCATTGGCGATCTATTTTGTGATACGATGGAGTCATCCAAACCCGCCAATTAcaattgagaattttgacaATATTCCATTACTGGATCCCAATTTTATATCCATAAACAACACTGGTGCAAATGGTGTGAATAGCGCTGCGAActcattgatgaatacCCAAAAAGTTTCCAGGTCGCAGCTTTTCAATCCTTCGCAGGAGTTaatcaatttgattttCCCGTGGCTATCGCCTTTGAAGCAGGATATGCTGTTTATCGACAGGACGAACTATAAATTAAATTCCTTCGTCGAACTATTTGAGTTTTTCGCGATCACCATAATTCAGGATCTCAGATACCTCCACACCCATCCCAATTTACTACCGAACATAGTCTCGTTTGTGGCGAAATTCATACCAGATCTATTCAAAAATGAACATTTCAAGGCACGGATGGTAGGAGAAAATATCTACGGAAATAATGACAGTGAGACTAATAATGTATTGAACAATAATGATACACGATTTTTAGAGTTGTCCAGGAGATTGACAACTGAAAATATTCGACTGAGTCAGCAAATCACAAATCTTAAGTCGGAATTGAGTTCCGTTCAGTCTATGTGTGACCAAATTTTACAATTACAAAGGCAGCTGCTGTCTGGTTCTTCGCAATCTACTTCTGGGAGCGACGTAAACAATAGTCAGGTCACTGATAAAAATGGATTAATATTGTTAGACAAAAATTCactgaatctttcaatgctCAGCAATTTGGTCCATACTATCGAAGAATCGCAaaagcaacaacaacaacaacaacaacaacagcagcagcagcagcagcagcagccgCAAATTCAACTACAACAATTGCAACTGCAACTACgacagcagcaacaacaattacaacaacaacaacaattacagcaacagcagcagcaaccACAACAGTTTCAGCAGGCTGATACTCCATTTACTGCTCCTACCAACATGTTTCCATCGTTGAGTAACCCTATTCCGTCGATGCTCACGTCTCAAGTCCCACAACAACTAACTAGTGCACAATCACAGGATTCAAccttgaagagaaagttgCCTCTGCCAACTTCTGCACCCGCAAGTGGACTAGGCCCTTTTTCACCGTCGCCGGGACCAGCAACTGTAGGTCCAACGAATCCAGATTCGCCATTCCCAAAGCGTTTTAGGTATGACGATAAACCAACTCCTTCGCAGACAGCTTTGGACTCTCTGCTTTCCAAATCAATTGGTAGTCCCAAGTATTcgaatttgcaaaatcaaGGAGCAATTCCAAACAATGCCGCAAGATTATCCTCACGCTTTGCTACTCCGCCCACTTTTCCTGTGCCAGAATCACCTTCTGCAGCGGCTCAAACAATACCCGCCAATCCTGGTGCGTCTTTCACCACTCAAAATGTCATCGAGGAAGATTTGTCGGGATCGGCTTCAGCTAATCCAGCGAAAGATGGGCCAGAAAATATGGAAGGCGATTCGACTTCTGAAGGAAGTCAGGCAACAGCTGCGGCTGCAGAATCACCAACATCGGTGTCTGGCCTGATTGATAGTGCCAATCAGACTGGAAACAAGGACGACCAAGGTTCGTTGtccaatgatgataaatcttcttcaccaagGTCTGAAAGGGACTCTAactcgaagaagaacccCCAAAATGGTGAGAAAATTGGGCCCAATAAACACATTAAGTATAAGCTGTCAAGGGATAATAAGACAGTATGGGATCTTTACACAGAATGGTACATTGGTTTGAATGGCAAACCATCTataaaaaatttgatagatgACTACGGTTGGAGACGCTGGAAGGTGAGTGAAGATTCCCATTTTTTTCCGACTAGAAGAATTATCATGGATTACATCGAAAACGAATGTGACAGAGGCATTAAGCTTGGGAGATTCACCAATCCAGATCAgccaagagaagaaattagaAAAGTCTTAGTTGGAGaccttgaaaagttcaGAATCAATAGTGGACTGACTCTCAATTCGATTTCTGTttatttcaagaatttgaccaaGGAGAACAAGGAAATTTGCATCTTTAGTGATTTCGACAATTGGACTGTCAGGTCCATgacagaggaagaaaaggtGAAGTATTGTAAACGGCAACAtatgaaagaaaatggtTAG